In Novipirellula galeiformis, one DNA window encodes the following:
- a CDS encoding TraR/DksA family transcriptional regulator: MSRKEAILNLRENLVRRRDALARALAGDLSLLQELHQQKTGDMLDAAADTMQDELNSQLLEVESRELSAIEEAIARMEQGLYGDCIDCGKPIPLTRLRAIPYATDCINCRRKSEMSSGGSGTGNWNRIFEDAEVDPV, from the coding sequence ATGTCACGAAAAGAAGCAATTTTAAATCTCCGAGAGAATTTGGTTCGTCGACGCGACGCACTGGCGCGCGCCTTGGCGGGTGACCTGAGTTTGCTGCAAGAGTTACATCAGCAGAAAACGGGTGACATGCTCGATGCCGCAGCCGATACGATGCAGGACGAGTTGAACAGCCAGTTGCTTGAAGTGGAGAGCCGCGAGTTGTCGGCGATCGAAGAAGCGATTGCCCGCATGGAGCAGGGACTCTATGGCGACTGCATCGATTGTGGAAAACCCATTCCGTTGACCCGATTGCGCGCGATTCCTTACGCAACCGATTGTATCAATTGTCGCCGTAAATCCGAAATGTCCAGCGGAGGCAGCGGAACGGGAAACTGGAATCGTATCTTTGAGGACGCGGAAGTGGACCCCGTCTAG
- a CDS encoding FHA domain-containing protein translates to MNSDHTSDTAHVPDDHYAFGSLREESYIAPHEDAPTTPDASSLFGSQSFRDDSLEGQYSSLDVSVGQVSSLSASGTSLLSKPIETDAMEFRVITAGSPVRRLRLTGNRYTFGSAHGCSIQLGDRTLRPMHAVLIRDANRILVRAYSTPIEVNQVRTTEATLLVGDVMRMGNYQFELLASTKTSVPSISSDRFQNRSVTTSIDSFSDKSVTDTPFAKRDAHPLGQLNSTIAAGVYPPSSPTHAGRDLPSNAPIAEDTAWREQLRREVQQWRKRQEDCERRESHCSEREHQLRGRETELWSRAEDLYKREARLLTEETSARSIQSKYEQKQAEVARLVEENETHQRNFAKRELEFQSLEANYRRQVEEASRQLTQSQEQAKAATDAIHRMREQFNTLNDQLETLSANQEILTREEIQNREAHQRIQRELEESRNDALQEHAKSEQRRAAAESRLAEVTHELEAIRSQREAEQQAVAESEVLAQQLRDQIEELQQAVFRASEESTELRNNYSEARQTIERLESFVAESGSRHESDRGSWNAEADQLNQSVEALAIELANAHRELAELRDVNNDLSDRIDELQTQRDHALAEVQVRPTSEAFDLVSAELGVTTDQLSRMRTQYEEAIAELQNSFNAPDVVDLASASDPAEASLRSPSRTDDDCVAGEPRAPESSLAPESSLDSHDMPLAEEQLVESPSADVREAFHASDEGNVRAHHVETPPSLTDIEGDHEAWPTYETTESTRVSDHSQPAAPGEQAQWLIEESLDNEPTSNLDASASSLDAVDDEAVDDDAQVDDAQVDNVDQPIRDDSIAAQDDSDVEHSQEHSHEDDRRAEDALRADASITAASREELTHDEGDSATHWGTPSESYDPVDPNAVSTADPYDSPSENQWAAPSQLLDDSAPQSFTDEPAIGSIDDSLVDAADESHVTASSWSTPSHRFEDEVQVDEVQVDEVAVHEEVVSEQAPFDEPLSYGEMGSLASQLIQDIEAEKLGEAPFGHHDTDGSPEASDEERMPIDATAMMNGVAEEEALDGEAELDGEAERDDLDPQARDMEAVAESIEHTRAWTYSDDLTRDDDDVESMDQADSAAAIDEAHAENHQADDAVVLTHDSTSSTSDNAPQASSSDPEEDEDSIEAYMNRLLKRVHGESNQPRESSSANLSASPANATPSTLSPNPTTTLATTTATALATATEPEQPDFMDADEPMVPRSQAPERTSNLSAMRELANQSARNAISQSTRVQTRDTQLKAMSKFAQMGVALICAAAMVFFTTWSLRYVAAIAIVVIGIVCFNEGLTLLADAKKRLQAIEADAARKAEQEAPSEEELKAKAELEAKLEAKLDRVTQPKK, encoded by the coding sequence GTGAATTCGGACCACACGAGCGATACAGCCCACGTACCAGACGACCACTACGCCTTTGGTTCGTTACGCGAAGAATCCTACATTGCGCCCCACGAGGATGCGCCGACGACGCCCGACGCGTCGTCGTTGTTCGGTTCACAATCCTTCCGTGACGATTCACTCGAGGGCCAATACAGCTCGCTTGATGTCAGCGTGGGGCAGGTCTCATCGCTTTCCGCCTCGGGCACTAGCTTGTTGAGCAAGCCGATCGAAACCGATGCGATGGAGTTTCGCGTCATCACCGCAGGTTCGCCCGTTCGTCGTTTGCGATTGACGGGAAATCGCTACACGTTTGGAAGTGCCCACGGTTGCTCGATTCAACTCGGCGATCGCACGTTGCGGCCGATGCACGCGGTATTGATCCGTGACGCCAATCGCATTCTCGTGCGCGCCTATTCGACTCCGATCGAAGTCAACCAAGTGCGAACCACCGAGGCCACTTTGCTCGTTGGTGACGTGATGCGCATGGGCAATTATCAATTCGAATTGCTCGCGTCAACGAAAACAAGCGTCCCCTCGATCTCATCAGATCGTTTTCAAAACCGCAGTGTCACCACTTCGATCGATTCGTTTAGCGACAAATCGGTGACGGACACACCGTTTGCTAAACGCGACGCGCATCCTCTTGGGCAACTCAACAGCACGATTGCCGCGGGGGTCTATCCACCCTCGAGCCCAACGCATGCGGGCCGTGATCTTCCTTCGAACGCGCCGATCGCCGAGGATACGGCATGGCGTGAACAACTGCGTCGTGAAGTTCAACAATGGCGAAAACGGCAGGAGGATTGTGAGCGACGCGAATCCCATTGCTCCGAACGTGAGCATCAACTTCGCGGCCGTGAGACGGAACTTTGGTCTCGTGCCGAAGACCTTTACAAACGTGAAGCACGACTGCTTACCGAAGAAACCAGTGCGCGATCGATTCAATCCAAGTATGAGCAAAAGCAAGCCGAAGTCGCTCGGCTTGTCGAAGAGAACGAAACGCATCAACGTAATTTCGCTAAACGTGAGCTCGAATTTCAAAGCCTCGAAGCGAACTATCGTCGTCAAGTCGAAGAGGCTTCGCGACAACTAACTCAGTCTCAAGAGCAGGCCAAAGCGGCGACCGATGCGATTCATCGCATGCGTGAGCAATTCAACACACTCAACGACCAGCTTGAGACGCTATCGGCCAACCAAGAAATCCTGACTCGCGAAGAAATTCAAAATCGCGAAGCGCATCAACGGATTCAACGCGAGCTCGAAGAATCACGCAACGATGCACTCCAAGAACACGCAAAAAGCGAACAGCGTCGCGCTGCAGCCGAATCGCGACTGGCCGAAGTCACCCACGAGCTCGAAGCGATCCGCAGCCAACGCGAAGCAGAGCAACAGGCCGTAGCAGAGAGCGAAGTGCTCGCGCAACAACTGCGTGACCAAATCGAAGAATTGCAACAAGCCGTGTTCCGCGCCAGCGAAGAATCAACGGAACTACGCAACAACTATAGCGAAGCTCGCCAAACCATCGAGCGTCTCGAATCATTCGTTGCCGAAAGCGGATCGCGACACGAATCCGATCGCGGCAGTTGGAACGCCGAAGCAGACCAACTCAATCAATCGGTCGAAGCCTTGGCGATCGAGCTTGCCAACGCCCATCGCGAATTGGCGGAGTTGCGAGACGTCAACAATGATCTAAGCGATCGTATCGACGAATTGCAAACGCAACGGGACCACGCCCTGGCCGAAGTCCAAGTGCGTCCTACCTCCGAAGCGTTCGATTTGGTGTCCGCCGAACTCGGTGTCACCACCGACCAACTCAGCCGCATGCGAACCCAATACGAAGAAGCGATCGCTGAGCTTCAAAACTCGTTCAACGCTCCGGACGTCGTCGACCTCGCTTCGGCTTCCGACCCCGCTGAAGCTTCGTTGCGATCCCCATCACGAACCGACGATGATTGCGTCGCGGGAGAGCCTCGTGCTCCTGAATCTTCGCTGGCTCCGGAATCTTCACTTGATTCACACGACATGCCACTCGCCGAGGAGCAACTCGTCGAGAGCCCGTCGGCGGATGTCCGAGAAGCGTTCCACGCCAGCGACGAAGGGAACGTTCGCGCACATCACGTTGAAACACCGCCATCGCTCACCGACATCGAAGGCGATCATGAAGCTTGGCCGACCTACGAAACAACGGAATCAACACGGGTTAGCGACCACAGCCAACCTGCTGCACCCGGTGAGCAAGCGCAATGGTTGATCGAGGAATCACTCGACAACGAGCCCACTTCGAACCTCGACGCGAGTGCGTCCTCGCTCGATGCCGTCGACGACGAAGCCGTTGACGACGATGCTCAAGTCGACGATGCCCAAGTCGACAACGTAGACCAACCGATCCGCGATGATTCAATCGCTGCACAAGATGATTCCGACGTCGAACATTCGCAGGAACATTCGCACGAGGATGATCGGAGGGCAGAAGATGCGTTGAGAGCAGATGCCTCGATCACCGCTGCTTCACGCGAAGAACTCACGCACGACGAGGGCGATTCGGCGACCCACTGGGGCACTCCTTCGGAATCGTATGATCCCGTGGATCCGAACGCCGTATCGACGGCGGATCCCTACGATTCACCATCGGAAAATCAATGGGCTGCTCCATCGCAATTGCTCGACGATTCTGCGCCACAATCCTTCACCGACGAGCCCGCGATCGGTAGCATCGATGACTCCCTCGTCGACGCTGCAGACGAGTCACACGTCACAGCCAGCAGCTGGTCAACTCCTTCACATCGTTTCGAAGACGAAGTCCAAGTCGACGAAGTCCAAGTTGACGAAGTAGCCGTCCACGAAGAAGTGGTCTCTGAGCAAGCTCCTTTCGACGAACCTCTCTCCTACGGCGAGATGGGCTCGTTGGCAAGCCAATTGATCCAAGATATCGAAGCGGAAAAGCTTGGTGAGGCCCCATTCGGTCATCACGACACCGACGGGTCACCGGAAGCGTCCGACGAAGAACGGATGCCGATTGACGCCACTGCGATGATGAACGGAGTTGCCGAAGAAGAAGCACTCGATGGTGAAGCGGAACTCGATGGCGAAGCGGAACGAGACGACCTCGACCCGCAGGCCCGCGACATGGAAGCGGTTGCAGAATCGATCGAGCACACCCGTGCATGGACTTACTCGGACGATTTGACCCGCGACGACGATGACGTTGAATCGATGGACCAAGCGGACTCGGCTGCCGCGATCGACGAAGCGCATGCCGAGAACCACCAAGCGGATGACGCGGTGGTCTTGACCCATGATTCAACCTCGTCGACTAGCGACAACGCGCCCCAAGCCTCCTCGTCCGACCCCGAGGAAGACGAAGATTCAATCGAAGCGTACATGAATCGATTGTTGAAGCGGGTCCACGGCGAATCAAATCAACCGCGAGAATCGAGCTCGGCAAACCTCTCCGCGAGCCCTGCTAATGCAACGCCATCCACGCTTTCCCCCAACCCAACGACGACTCTAGCGACAACGACCGCAACGGCATTAGCGACGGCCACGGAACCGGAACAGCCCGATTTCATGGATGCCGACGAACCCATGGTCCCCCGTTCCCAGGCCCCGGAACGAACCAGCAACCTATCTGCGATGCGTGAATTAGCGAACCAGTCGGCTCGCAATGCCATCTCGCAAAGCACGCGTGTGCAAACGCGTGACACTCAGCTCAAAGCGATGTCCAAGTTCGCTCAAATGGGTGTCGCATTGATTTGTGCCGCCGCGATGGTCTTTTTCACCACGTGGTCCCTTCGCTACGTTGCCGCGATTGCCATCGTGGTCATCGGCATTGTTTGTTTCAATGAAGGGCTCACCCTGCTAGCGGACGCCAAGAAGCGGCTACAGGCGATCGAGGCCGACGCCGCGCGTAAAGCGGAACAAGAGGCTCCAAGCGAAGAAGAACTCAAAGCCAAAGCGGAACTCGAAGCCAAACTTGAGGCGAAGCTTGACCGCGTGACCCAACCGAAGAAGTGA
- a CDS encoding DUF202 domain-containing protein encodes MDKQTSSEDLNLIRTDLANERTLLAYGRTALMVAGTGVSVLKFFSEMLYYQIIGWSLIAIGLIIGVIGAERFVRLSRRLH; translated from the coding sequence GTGGACAAGCAAACGAGCAGCGAAGACCTGAATTTAATTCGCACCGACCTCGCCAATGAGCGAACCTTGTTGGCTTACGGCCGAACCGCACTGATGGTGGCGGGAACCGGAGTCTCGGTCTTAAAGTTCTTTTCCGAGATGCTGTACTATCAAATCATCGGCTGGTCTTTGATTGCGATTGGGCTGATCATCGGCGTCATCGGGGCGGAGAGATTCGTAAGACTCAGTCGCCGATTGCACTGA
- a CDS encoding mannose-1-phosphate guanylyltransferase has product MLHAVIMAGGSGTRFWPASRTLRPKQLLSLHGDRTMLQSTVDRLGDLVPASRQMIVTNKILVDAIAEQLPALPAKNIVGEPCKRDTAPCVGLAAALVYHEDNDAIMVVMPSDHVIASEQAFQQAITAGEALIKQDPTRIVTYGIRPTYAAESFGYVQRGDAIESPGASAFAVEQFREKPDAETAQRYLDAGSFYWNSGIFLWRASTILEALQKNEPEMYAHIAAIAERIGKDDYAETLEHEFAAIQGKSIDYAVMEQYPNVVVIEAEFPWDDVGSWQALTRLHSPDADGNTVVGSHVGIDTQGCIVHTHEGHTVVTIDVDDLIVVQTPDATLVAPKHAEERVREVAKALRERGLDGLL; this is encoded by the coding sequence ATGCTTCATGCTGTGATCATGGCGGGTGGTAGCGGAACACGTTTTTGGCCAGCCAGTCGGACGCTGCGTCCCAAACAGTTGCTCTCGTTGCACGGTGATCGGACGATGTTGCAATCCACCGTCGATCGGCTGGGCGATCTCGTTCCTGCGTCACGCCAAATGATTGTCACCAACAAGATTTTGGTCGATGCCATCGCGGAGCAGTTGCCCGCCTTGCCGGCCAAAAACATCGTCGGTGAACCGTGCAAACGTGATACCGCCCCCTGTGTTGGGTTGGCGGCCGCGCTTGTTTATCACGAAGACAATGATGCGATTATGGTGGTCATGCCATCGGACCATGTGATCGCGTCCGAGCAGGCGTTCCAGCAGGCGATTACCGCTGGCGAAGCCTTGATCAAGCAAGATCCGACGCGGATCGTGACCTACGGCATTCGCCCCACCTATGCGGCGGAGTCGTTCGGCTATGTGCAACGCGGTGACGCCATCGAGTCACCCGGAGCATCCGCTTTCGCGGTCGAGCAGTTCCGCGAAAAACCCGATGCGGAAACGGCACAACGCTACCTCGATGCAGGATCGTTTTATTGGAACAGTGGCATTTTCCTCTGGCGGGCATCCACCATTCTTGAGGCGTTGCAGAAAAACGAACCTGAGATGTATGCGCACATCGCGGCAATCGCGGAGCGAATCGGAAAAGACGATTACGCCGAGACCTTGGAACATGAATTTGCGGCGATCCAAGGGAAATCAATCGACTATGCCGTGATGGAACAGTACCCCAACGTGGTGGTGATCGAGGCGGAGTTTCCTTGGGATGATGTCGGCAGTTGGCAAGCCTTGACTCGCTTGCACTCACCGGATGCCGATGGCAATACCGTCGTTGGTTCGCACGTTGGGATCGACACTCAAGGCTGTATCGTGCACACCCACGAAGGCCACACGGTGGTGACCATCGACGTCGATGACTTGATTGTCGTGCAAACCCCCGATGCGACCTTGGTTGCACCGAAACATGCCGAAGAACGGGTGCGTGAGGTCGCGAAAGCACTGAGAGAACGCGGGCTCGACGGCTTGTTGTAA
- a CDS encoding alpha/beta hydrolase codes for MKAILYSLIAFAFGLFTGPLSANDPALTPTTDAIVNIWPNNPPAWTPPTQAEGNTSNAKSRNVAGRPVIRIGNVAQPQLHVFHAKAELKSDTTIVVCPGGGYSILAWDLEGTEIAQRLQDIGVTAVVLKYRVPTGGEDERWKAPVQDIQRSISMIRAGAVQGVPNTRVGVLGFSAGGNASARAATASQRMYEAMDVNDQQDFVPDFAVLVYPAWIVEKDNPSKLIDDIKVTDHTPPMFFAHARNDGITCLGSVTLFSELQRRGINSALHIFGSGGHGFGSRRNDQETDAWPELLTLWMRDLEWIK; via the coding sequence ATGAAAGCCATTCTTTACTCCCTGATTGCCTTTGCTTTCGGTCTGTTCACAGGCCCACTGAGTGCCAACGATCCCGCGTTGACTCCCACGACCGATGCGATCGTGAACATATGGCCCAACAATCCGCCGGCCTGGACTCCTCCTACACAAGCCGAGGGGAATACCAGCAATGCGAAGAGCCGCAACGTTGCTGGCAGACCCGTGATCCGTATCGGCAATGTCGCCCAGCCCCAACTTCACGTTTTCCACGCCAAAGCGGAGCTGAAATCCGATACCACGATCGTGGTGTGTCCTGGCGGCGGTTATTCGATTTTGGCCTGGGATCTCGAAGGGACCGAGATCGCCCAACGGCTGCAAGACATCGGGGTCACCGCCGTCGTGTTGAAGTACCGTGTTCCAACGGGCGGCGAAGACGAACGTTGGAAAGCCCCCGTCCAAGACATCCAGCGATCGATCAGCATGATTCGGGCTGGTGCAGTCCAAGGCGTTCCGAATACGCGAGTCGGCGTGCTCGGATTTTCCGCAGGCGGAAACGCATCGGCCCGAGCAGCCACAGCCAGCCAACGCATGTACGAAGCGATGGACGTGAATGACCAGCAAGACTTTGTCCCCGATTTCGCGGTCCTAGTGTACCCCGCTTGGATTGTGGAAAAGGACAACCCTTCAAAATTGATCGACGACATTAAAGTCACCGACCACACACCGCCCATGTTTTTTGCTCACGCACGCAACGACGGCATTACCTGTTTGGGAAGCGTAACGTTGTTCAGTGAACTTCAAAGACGCGGAATCAATAGCGCGTTGCATATTTTCGGAAGTGGTGGTCATGGTTTTGGTTCGCGCCGAAATGACCAAGAAACCGATGCATGGCCCGAACTTCTTACTCTTTGGATGCGTGACCTGGAATGGATCAAGTGA
- the trhA gene encoding PAQR family membrane homeostasis protein TrhA, giving the protein MNFKETTTLDLGDAPIKLDQEWANALTHGIAAVISAIAAVFLVRETINVSQGAAIACTAYMASVIGTFVSSTLSHMILRQPMLDHLRAWDQAMIYTMISGTYTPIVYAYAPDGVRQPLLIAIWVAAAIGFFGKVLLRHRVNSIGTVSYLLLGWLPAIPLAGYVPSALVTSMIAGGVLYSIGVVLLINDSKIRYLHAGWHLFVMLAATCHFLGIWWYTF; this is encoded by the coding sequence GTGAATTTTAAGGAAACCACCACGCTCGACCTTGGTGACGCTCCAATCAAATTGGACCAGGAGTGGGCGAACGCGCTGACCCATGGGATCGCCGCGGTGATCTCGGCGATCGCGGCAGTGTTCTTAGTGCGAGAAACCATCAACGTCAGCCAAGGGGCCGCGATCGCCTGTACCGCTTACATGGCATCGGTGATTGGGACGTTTGTCTCATCCACGTTGTCACACATGATTTTACGCCAACCGATGCTCGACCATTTGCGAGCGTGGGACCAGGCGATGATTTACACCATGATTTCGGGAACCTACACGCCGATCGTCTATGCGTATGCCCCCGACGGAGTTCGCCAACCGTTATTGATTGCGATTTGGGTTGCCGCAGCGATCGGTTTTTTCGGCAAAGTCCTACTCCGACACCGCGTCAATTCAATTGGAACGGTATCGTATTTGTTACTCGGATGGTTGCCTGCGATTCCCTTGGCGGGTTATGTCCCATCCGCTCTGGTGACATCCATGATCGCGGGCGGGGTGCTGTATTCGATCGGAGTCGTGCTGTTGATCAACGACTCCAAAATCAGATACCTTCACGCGGGTTGGCACCTCTTCGTCATGCTCGCAGCGACCTGTCACTTCCTGGGCATTTGGTGGTACACGTTTTAA
- a CDS encoding ArsR/SmtB family transcription factor — MTNRRGAAKNNAGTSAFTEAAECLKIIAHPVRLRMIQLLLAGRYTVGELAADCEIPDNVASEHLRLMQRCGFFTSEREGRRVYYEVAEPHLKQLMACIEGRFLQPQGPAESGSQG, encoded by the coding sequence ATGACGAATCGCAGGGGAGCTGCAAAAAACAACGCGGGGACATCGGCATTTACAGAAGCGGCGGAGTGTTTGAAGATCATCGCGCATCCGGTTCGTTTGCGGATGATCCAATTGTTGCTCGCGGGACGCTACACCGTGGGAGAATTGGCCGCCGATTGTGAGATCCCCGACAACGTCGCTTCGGAGCATCTGCGGTTGATGCAGCGATGCGGGTTCTTTACCAGCGAGCGTGAAGGGCGGCGGGTTTACTACGAAGTTGCCGAGCCACACTTGAAGCAGTTAATGGCGTGTATCGAGGGGCGATTTTTGCAGCCGCAAGGTCCCGCGGAATCAGGCTCGCAGGGCTAA
- a CDS encoding glycosyltransferase family 4 protein — protein sequence MRILLCHNYYQHAGGEDSCFAEEAELLEKHGHTVIRYTRNNDGIGGLNAVLVAGQTIWNPATTRIIREKIKRERIELVHCTNTFPLISPSIYYACNRQRVPVVQSLHNYRLLCANSYFLRDGKVCEACLGKRIALPAIKHRCYRGNLLATTAVVAMQAVHHGIGSWRNHVDKFIALTDFAKSKFIEAGLDEERIAVKPNFVDPAPEIGRGDGDYALFVGRLSSEKGIEVLLRAWQDERCHLPLRIVGDGPMKERVVQAAANNPRIHFVGFQSADEVFQQMRAARFLVVPSLWYEGLPRTIVEAFAVGTPVIASDIGPLKKLVRPEGGGLRFELGNAQALSDVAAKLCQSRETADQLRGLARAEFEAEFSAQANYETLMQIYASAADHCRTR from the coding sequence ATGCGAATTCTGTTATGTCACAACTACTATCAACATGCCGGTGGCGAAGACAGTTGTTTCGCAGAAGAAGCCGAGTTGCTGGAAAAGCACGGTCACACCGTTATCCGCTACACGCGTAACAACGATGGGATCGGCGGCCTCAACGCGGTGTTGGTCGCCGGTCAAACGATATGGAACCCCGCGACCACGCGAATCATCCGTGAAAAGATCAAGCGTGAACGCATCGAGTTGGTTCATTGCACCAACACGTTCCCGTTAATCTCGCCCTCGATCTATTACGCGTGTAATCGCCAACGAGTACCGGTGGTGCAAAGTTTGCACAATTACCGCTTGCTCTGCGCGAACTCGTATTTTTTGCGAGACGGGAAAGTATGCGAAGCGTGTCTGGGCAAGCGAATTGCATTGCCCGCGATCAAGCACCGATGTTATCGAGGAAATTTGCTCGCCACCACGGCCGTCGTCGCGATGCAGGCGGTGCACCACGGGATCGGCAGTTGGCGCAATCATGTGGACAAATTCATCGCCTTGACGGACTTTGCAAAATCCAAGTTTATCGAAGCGGGATTGGACGAAGAACGAATCGCGGTGAAGCCGAACTTTGTCGATCCCGCGCCCGAGATCGGACGCGGCGATGGCGACTATGCCTTGTTCGTGGGACGACTCTCTTCGGAAAAAGGGATCGAGGTGCTGCTCCGAGCATGGCAAGATGAGCGTTGTCACTTGCCCTTAAGGATTGTCGGCGACGGGCCCATGAAGGAGCGAGTCGTCCAGGCAGCAGCCAACAATCCAAGAATCCATTTCGTCGGCTTTCAGTCTGCGGACGAAGTGTTCCAGCAGATGCGTGCGGCGAGGTTCCTGGTCGTGCCATCGCTTTGGTACGAAGGACTTCCGCGAACGATCGTCGAAGCGTTTGCCGTGGGCACTCCGGTGATCGCTTCGGATATCGGTCCTCTGAAAAAACTTGTCCGTCCCGAGGGCGGTGGACTGCGATTTGAACTTGGAAATGCCCAAGCGTTATCGGATGTCGCGGCCAAGTTGTGCCAAAGTCGCGAGACCGCCGATCAGCTCCGGGGGCTAGCCAGAGCCGAATTTGAAGCCGAGTTTTCCGCCCAAGCGAATTACGAAACCTTGATGCAAATCTACGCATCCGCCGCCGATCATTGTCGGACCCGCTAG
- a CDS encoding GNAT family N-acetyltransferase, translating to MPWTLTSANQLSAAQLDAWRQLLVRAPHFESPFFTPEYTQAVAKVVPHIEVAMLHGAAGVEVVFPFERAANGRAIAVGRDIADYQGAIYARGVDFDCEAMLKFLGLTQWRFDHLFPCDGAVASKCWVNWASPQIDLSNGVEDYLRELYARHKRIKRTFVQSERGLQRDLGPVRMEFASNCPHAFDLLLDWKCFQYEASKRWHPFRQQWVRTFLADAVHHDSLHFAGCLSVMYAGTTPVAINYSLRSQRTMHVLICAYDPQFARYSPGLLCFSKMIELCETAGVEIIDLGKGVEFFKRRLMNSAAMLGEGHVDLIAPRAWVRQSLEQSRYRFLRSRLSNPMRQLARSSAIAFPVIRRIFSMR from the coding sequence ATGCCTTGGACTCTTACTTCTGCGAACCAATTGAGCGCAGCGCAATTAGATGCTTGGCGTCAATTGCTTGTTCGTGCGCCGCATTTTGAAAGCCCCTTTTTTACTCCCGAGTACACTCAGGCCGTTGCAAAGGTCGTTCCCCATATTGAAGTCGCGATGCTTCACGGCGCTGCGGGCGTCGAGGTGGTGTTTCCATTTGAACGAGCGGCTAATGGACGCGCAATCGCTGTCGGACGCGATATCGCCGACTACCAGGGAGCCATCTATGCTCGCGGGGTCGACTTCGATTGCGAAGCGATGTTGAAATTCTTGGGACTCACTCAGTGGCGGTTCGATCATCTGTTTCCGTGTGACGGTGCCGTTGCCTCGAAGTGTTGGGTGAATTGGGCGTCACCGCAAATCGATTTGTCGAATGGGGTGGAGGATTACCTGCGTGAACTTTATGCTCGACATAAACGAATCAAACGGACCTTTGTTCAGTCCGAACGTGGACTCCAACGCGATCTGGGGCCGGTTCGGATGGAGTTCGCGTCAAACTGTCCCCATGCCTTTGATCTGCTGCTGGATTGGAAATGTTTTCAGTACGAGGCTTCTAAGCGGTGGCATCCGTTCCGTCAGCAATGGGTGCGTACGTTTCTAGCCGATGCGGTACACCACGATTCACTCCACTTCGCAGGTTGTCTTTCGGTCATGTATGCGGGGACCACTCCGGTGGCGATCAACTATTCGCTGCGCAGCCAGCGCACCATGCACGTGTTGATCTGTGCATACGATCCTCAGTTTGCACGCTACTCTCCAGGTCTGCTATGCTTTTCCAAGATGATCGAGTTGTGTGAAACGGCAGGGGTTGAGATAATCGATCTCGGCAAAGGGGTCGAGTTTTTCAAGCGTCGCTTGATGAACTCCGCTGCCATGTTAGGTGAAGGCCATGTGGATCTGATTGCACCACGCGCTTGGGTGCGTCAATCGCTTGAACAATCTCGCTATCGTTTTCTTCGCTCGCGACTATCGAATCCGATGAGACAGCTTGCGCGATCCTCTGCGATCGCATTTCCTGTGATCCGCCGTATTTTTTCCATGCGATAA